tgcagggagctgctgtAGAGTCGCACCAGCTGCCAGATCCAAAATGGCAGGAAGCAGGCCCAGAAGACCAGCACGATGCTGAAAATCATGATCAGGACCTTCTGACGGGGGGATCTCTTGCTCTTCTCCTTGTGGGGGGGGTTTCTCTGGGACTCCAGGTAGGTCCTGGCCAGGCGTGTGTAGAGGAAGCCAATGATGATTCCTGGGGCCATGATGCTGGTGCTGAAGAGCACCGTCAGGTAGGTCCGGTAGGCGTCCACGCTCCAGGTGGGTGCACACATCCTCTTCACCTTGCCCTCTGCCTTGCCCCCCTCGGTCAGGGTGACCATCAGCATCATGGGCAGAGTAAGGAGCAGCGAGACCGACCAGACGGCCCCCGCCGTGACCTTCCGGTAGCCGCGCGACCGCTTCAGGGTGTCCAGCGGCCGGGTGACGGCCAGGTAGCGCTCGGTGCACATGAGGGTGAGGGTGAAGATGCTGGCGTGCATGGTGAGCAGGTCCAGGCTGAGCAGGATGCGGCACCCCAGGTCCCCGAAGTACCAGTCCTGGGCCAGGTAGGTGCAGACGATGAAGGGGATGGTGGAGAGGTAGAGCAGGTCGGCTAGGGCCAGGCTGACGATGGAGCTGTACATGGGGGCGGCGCAGCGCGCCGAGTGGCACATCACCACCAGCGTGTAGACGTTGCCCGCCACCCCGGCCACGTACATCACCGACAGCACCGTCCCGAAGGCCGAGGGGATGAGCAGCGGGCCGCCCCCGggggacccgccgccgccgcccgccgccgccgccgccgccgaggcgttgccccccgccgccgccgtcccgtTGGGCTCcatgggcggcggcggcggccccgcagcCTCGCACCGGCcccgcagctcccggccccgccgccggccgctccgCCCCCCGCGGGAGGCAGGGCGGTGCCGGGCTGCCCTCGGGGgaagggccgccgccgccgccgccccccccgccccgccggggctccgCGTCCGGAGGGAGagcggggaccccccgcccccgcgccggtgcggggccgggagcgcggAGCGGAGCAGGTGCCGTCCCGGAGGAGGCGGCTCCGTGCGGGGCCCCCGCggcgcggagggggccggggggaggcggcgcggggccgctGCCGAGCCGCGCTCAGCCCGGGCGGGGAGCCGAGCCGGGAGCAGCCTTGGAGCGCTCCGTGCGCCCCGCGGaacgggggctgcggggcggggggaggcgggggagcgcCCTCCAAAGTTTTCCTGGCCGCTCCGCTGTAGTCGGGCTTTTCTCTCCCGCGTTAGCGTCGGCGGCGGTCGGAACGCGTTGCTTCGCTTCGAGTCATCCGTCAAAGAAATCTCTGTGGGCAACAGGGAGAGCCAGAGATACCCCCTGTGTTTCTCAGGGAGACAGCACATAGTGTTTCAGATGTGTTCGGAGATAGACTTGGATGGAGGTGGATACAAAACCGGGGCTGAAATAGCCTCTTTTTTTCGTGGAAAGAGTTAGTATTTTGAATTTGAGTCTGAATAGCTTGGCAGTGCTATAGCAAGATTTGAGTCTGAGCTTTAGTGGCAGCTGGTTCACCTGGAGAGGGTGAAGTACGCAGCCTGACGAATGAAGTTTACAGCGACAACTTTTCCAGTTAGATGGGAAATCTGGGGACAGCTCATTGCAAAATCAATGAGCGCCTTACATTTCGATCTTACTTTAGAGAAAGCAGAGATTAGGGCAATCCATAGTCAAAGGACAGCTTTCCGAGGGCACAAGAGTGCTGTATTTCCTCAGCTCCCATTGATTTCCAATAGGAATTAACTGGCTTTTATGCCTTCAAACATTTCTGCTTAAACCAGAGTGCTAAAATGACTGCTAtgtgtttatttgcttgttttaatcCCTCCTCAAAGTGCTTTTGTGCAAACTGTCATCTAAGTCTCTGTGGCATGCTACAAAGTGGTGAAACTCTTGTTGACTCGTAGGAGCAGGATTTAGCCCTATAAAAATATCGTATTGAATACTCAGTCGTAATTTGCTGTAAAGTTAACCCACAGACGTGtaactctgctttccttcccagTACTACTCATCAATGTGTCTCTTTCCAAAGCTCTCCAAATGCTTAAAGCTATATTCAGTAAAGTAGCTGGTCCAAACCTGATTTGAATGCTGGTGAGGGAGAAGAATCTAAATTGAATTATTGTCAGGCAGGGATTTGCTTTATCGGATTCAGGCATCGCACTGATAAAGTTTCGATCCAGGCTCTgagatggagattttttttttcactggaagttcGGACTCCGTCCCAAGCCAGCGCCCTCGGCAGCCCTGCATTCCTCTGCGGCAGCTGAACCGAGCAGCTGGGAATGCAGGCGGATGCTTTACCGGGGCCAAATCCTGCCTGCATGGCAGTCAAGGGGATTGACTGCCACAGACTTCAAGTAAGATCCGGATTTGGCATAAGTAGACCAGCTCTGAGAATTAGGTTGCACGCAACTTTTGCAGTCCCgtctcctttctgttttgaagctGTTCTCTGCGCTGTTTTGTCCTCTGTCTTCATTTAACAGCCAGGACAGAGGGCCAAAAGAGAACAGAATAGATATTTTGTTGTCTGCCATGTTACCTCATTTGTTCTGGGTGATCACACGAGATGGTAGAGATAAGCAGAGTGATACATTCTTCTAAACAGAAAATTACTTAATCTGTTTAGTAAATACCTAATTtcaactttccttttttccttccatagaGGACTATTTAATTGAGCAACGCTAAGCATTAGGGAGTCCGCGAGACACTTTGCTTAAACATGTAGGATTCTCACATGTATCCATGGGAACTTACTCCTattaaactcttaaaaaataGTTTGCTGCCTGAAGTcgttctgcagcagagcaaagCCTGTTCTCTGAGCAAGAGGCACTTCTCCCCTCCGATGCTCTGCTCTTGCAACGCACCGACTCTCTTCTGCACACCCGCAAGAATTGACATTGCACTCGATGCCTGGTGGGATTGCGTCTGGACCGTACGACAACTGTGATCCATCAGAATTAGAAAGGGGACGATGCAGGAGTCCAGAATACCGATGTTTCCCATTTGTCTGCGTACACAAGATACACATTTTTCAGCCGTGTGGGTGACAAGCTACCAGAAGAAGTGGTGAATTTTCCATTTCTCCAGATGTCTAAGTAAGGACTGCAAGTGCCTTTCTGGAAGACGTATTTTAATCAAATAGAAATGTGGAGCTCAGTGCAGAATTTCCGTCAGAATAAGTCCTCAGGGACATACCGCACACAAAACCAAGTCATCAAGGATCAAATTGTCTTTTATGAACCTCAAAAGCTGTCAATCCCCACGAGTTTTTTCTTGTAATATCCTAAAAAGTATTGATATGAAAATGATTAATAATGTACTTCATGTGCAAAATTTCCCCTCTGGAGGTATTTGTGCCAACACACAAACATTCCCAGCCATCTTAAAATACAgctacattttgcattttattgtctttttgaATAGGAAATTTTTTGCAGGTGCTCAGTGCCTAATTTTAGAATTTCCTAACAAAATTGTCTGCTTATTAGGAAGTAGGTAATAGCAGTCTAGATGATGAGGGCTGCTTGAGTAGTTGTCCAGTGTCTTTTTTATACAGCCCTTGGTTTACTCCGTGAATAGCTGGTACTCCTTTGGTTGTGAAGGTCAGCGTGTATGTGGTGGGCCGCTGAAAGCTGTCGTCTTGGCAAACTGAAAGGCGGCTCTCATTGCTCCGCTCGGCTGGGACAGGCTTCGAAGCTAAGTGCTGGCCGGGCAAAGGGAGGGCAGCGAGTGAGTGTTTGGAAGCAGAGGCTCCCCGTCATGGCCTGTCACTGTAAGCTGTTGTCCTCCTGAAGTGCCGTCCTGGTGGAATTTTATTGTTGAGAGTGAATTTTGCAGTCCAGGGTAGGGAACATGTGAAATGCCGCCTTTGCCTCCTTCTCAGCATCCGTCAGCTCTGAGTGTACCGATGCCGTGGTGCGCAGACCCAGCCTTTGGACGGGATTGCTTCTAGTTGTGCTAATTCTGCCTGGCCAGGTGAGCACCGCTGTTTCTAGTGATGTTCTTGTGCCCTGTCACCACATGGCCACTGCTCTTCCCGTTGGATTCCTACTCAGCAGGAAGCGAAAAGACTTAACTGATCACTTGGCAAAGCATCAGGAAAGTATTTAGCTTTTGCCAAGTTCAGAGGGGTCTTGATACAGCATCCACGTGAGAAAGGCAGAGATTGAGACGGCTCTGGAGAAGCCCAAGGGTGAGGTTTGTTAGATCCCAAACACGTGCTGTCAGATGAGATCCATACATTCATTTCTTAATCCTAAACTTAGAGGCTCAAAGTTATCATCTGTGAGGTTAGAGCCTGTAAATGGAATGTAATGTTGTAGTGGAAGTGGGTGACAAAGAGGTATCGAAAGCAACTGCAGCGTAATACCCCACGGGATGCCCAGAGACTGATTTGGCCGCATTGCTTAACTCAATAGCGTACGCCATACAGAACCTTTTCTCAAGTTACTAACACACTAATATATAACCTCTGCAGCTTGGCAATTGAATCTCATTGGAGCAATGTTTATGCTCTGCAATAATATGCATAGGTCTTCATCTGTCTTTGAAATTGTTTCTGAACCAGAATCATCACTCAGGTGCAAAGGATTATTTAAAACCAGGGACCGTGCACAGCATAACCCACTGATCTCAGTGGAGTCACTCCCGATCTGCAAAGCTATAAGCAAAAGCAAATTTAATCCACCACTCCTGAAAGCTTGTCATTAATACTTGTGTTTACATCTGTTGTATACAGTTGAACATGCCCTTAAATTTAAGTTTACAGGTATACTTCAAAGTTAGAGCTCTCTTGCCCCATTCAGATGTTTGAGAGGCACGTGTCCTAGCGCTGGAGGAGTCTGGAGAGAATCTGAACCCTCTCCAAGATCTCTAAAGAAGACTGCATGACAGGTTTCTGGCATCATTATTCCAGGAATGTAATCGAGTGGGTTTTTTAAAGCCCTCCCAGATACGAAGAACATAGGAGGGGCTTGCTTTTGTACCTCTTAATCACAGCGCTCATGAGCAAGTGCATTGCTCTCTCGTTCCTGCTGCCACATGTGAAAAGTAGAGTCACTGGCAGCGTCAAGTCTGAGACGCCGCGTGGATTTGCACCCGTGGAGGATCTGGCCGGTGGTGCTTGCTACCTTTGGAGGCTCGCTGCAGGCTTTCATGGGAAGGCACAATCAGGGTTGCTGAATCCAAGTCCATATAATTGCAAGCAACCACGTAATAGATTTGAGTCCAGAAAATCTGCTCCTTACCTCTCGTACAGCCAAAGCCATCAAAGCTTCTTCAGGCTGCTGCAATAAGCCTGAGATCTTCAGTACTGAAGATTATACCTGGCAGAGACTACAGCGGGCCACGAGCAAAGACAGGAGATCAAAGGCTTTGTCCTTGGTTTTTGCAGCAGAGTGTACATTGTGTGCTCTTATAGTGACTTTGAGCAGTAAGGGCTCTGGCAGGATTTTTAGGATCTTCTCCTTGTGTTAGAGCGTTTGAGAAGAGATCATTTTACAATGGAAACCATACATGTTAATAACCCCAAGTCATTTCCTGTGGAAACTCAAACTGCCGTAACCCTTAGATTTGAACCTTTCCTCCCCTACctaaaagacactgaaaatcaTCCTCCTTCACCATGCACATGAGTACAAAGGAGACGGTACTGGCTCCCGGAGAGGTTTTTTGTTATTCGACAACACAGCATCTGCACAGCCCCGCGCACCGCAGCGACGGTGCCAAAGAGCTGGCAGAGATCAGGTCCACAGAGCGCGGGGTCTTGCCGGGGAGAGCAGCGGGTTTGGTCTGGCAATCTGCGTTACCTTTTGTGTAGCTGAAGAAGCTCTGGAAGCCACGTGCTCAGTGCAGTGTTGCTTTTGgtacttggtttggttttgttcaaggTAGGAAGGCTTTTAGTCCTGTTAAATACCCCATTCTACTGATGGAAAATTTACAGCGTTTGTATCTGCAAATTTCTCCCCCAAAGAAAGATCGGCTCTTTCTACAGTCTGAACTCCGCTCAAAGGAGCATGCAAAACCTACGGCAAGCTTTCATCGCCGCAACTCAACCTCTTGTTAATAAAGGGCTTCAGATACTGGAAACTCTCCTTTATTTCCTGGCTTCTGTAATATTTCTCCGTCCACACAGAGAAATTACCTTCAGGTGAACAGTCTGCACCTCGTAAGAGCACCCGCGAGGGCGCTGATGGGGAGCAGGACGGGGCACCCTGCACGGTGGAGAGGGAACTCCCACTCTGTTTTGGAGGAACAGTTAATAGGAAAAAGGATGGGTTTTCATCTTGGTTTTATAAGGATTATATAAATGCTCTTGACAGATGTGAGAATAGGGTGGAAGCCCAAGGAATCTCCTTTTGCCAAAGAAACAATTCCCAGTCAAGCCTCGTGCTCGGGGTCTGGGTCAGAGCTCGCTTGAGTCAGTGGGAGCTTTTCCCtggatttcagtggg
This window of the Calonectris borealis chromosome 20, bCalBor7.hap1.2, whole genome shotgun sequence genome carries:
- the LOC142091175 gene encoding urotensin-2 receptor-like → MEPNGTAAAGGNASAAAAAAGGGGGSPGGGPLLIPSAFGTVLSVMYVAGVAGNVYTLVVMCHSARCAAPMYSSIVSLALADLLYLSTIPFIVCTYLAQDWYFGDLGCRILLSLDLLTMHASIFTLTLMCTERYLAVTRPLDTLKRSRGYRKVTAGAVWSVSLLLTLPMMLMVTLTEGGKAEGKVKRMCAPTWSVDAYRTYLTVLFSTSIMAPGIIIGFLYTRLARTYLESQRNPPHKEKSKRSPRQKVLIMIFSIVLVFWACFLPFWIWQLVRLYSSSLQLTTQTQKCINYLVTCLTYSNSCINPFLYTLLTKNYREYLRNRHRNFYRFTSSFRKRGSNLQCSWGRSMSSSNQYDYSSEALGMATLKDK